A single Roseinatronobacter monicus DNA region contains:
- a CDS encoding PhoH family protein, giving the protein MGISALTPPTAATGSAPSHLEFSDNRLLVDLCGEYDRNLTQLESHLGVQIIRRGNQLDIIGTEDARDHVSRILEALYERLEDGRSVEPGDVAALIKLGATPDTPEGPAEQMEMFRTGRLEIRTRKKIIAPRTKAQQDYTRALLNHELNFGIGPAGTGKTYIAVAVAVQMFSDGLVDKILLSRPAVEAGERLGFLPGDMKEKIDPYMQPLYDALNDFLPGKQLQKLMEERRIEIAPLAFMRGRTLSNAFVVLDEAQNATEMQMKMFLTRLGEGSRMAVTGDRSQIDLPRGVNSGLRAAERILDGVEGVGFSYFTSADVVRHPLVARIIQAYERDEEKVS; this is encoded by the coding sequence TTGGGCATCAGCGCCTTGACCCCCCCGACCGCCGCGACAGGCAGCGCGCCTTCGCATCTGGAATTTTCCGATAATCGCCTGCTGGTCGATCTTTGCGGTGAGTATGATCGCAATCTGACCCAGCTAGAAAGCCATCTTGGCGTTCAGATTATCCGGCGTGGCAACCAACTGGACATCATCGGGACCGAAGATGCGCGCGATCACGTGAGCCGCATTCTTGAAGCGTTGTATGAACGGCTGGAGGACGGCCGCAGCGTGGAGCCGGGGGATGTGGCGGCACTGATAAAGCTTGGCGCCACCCCGGATACGCCAGAGGGTCCGGCCGAGCAGATGGAGATGTTCCGCACGGGTCGGCTGGAAATCCGCACGCGCAAGAAAATCATCGCCCCGCGCACTAAGGCGCAGCAGGATTACACCCGCGCATTGCTGAACCACGAGTTGAATTTCGGCATTGGTCCTGCGGGCACTGGCAAAACCTATATCGCGGTGGCGGTTGCAGTGCAGATGTTCTCGGACGGGCTGGTCGACAAGATTCTGCTGTCGCGTCCGGCGGTCGAGGCGGGCGAGCGGCTGGGCTTTTTGCCCGGTGATATGAAGGAAAAAATCGACCCTTATATGCAGCCGCTTTATGATGCGTTGAATGATTTTCTGCCCGGCAAGCAGTTGCAAAAGCTGATGGAGGAGCGCCGCATCGAGATTGCGCCGCTGGCCTTTATGCGGGGGCGCACATTGTCCAACGCGTTCGTGGTGCTGGATGAGGCACAGAACGCCACAGAGATGCAGATGAAAATGTTTCTGACCCGTTTGGGCGAAGGCTCTCGCATGGCGGTCACGGGTGACCGCAGCCAGATTGACCTGCCGCGCGGTGTCAATTCGGGCCTGCGTGCCGCAGAGCGGATTCTGGACGGCGTCGAGGGGGTTGGGTTTAGCTATTTC